One genomic region from Frateuria soli encodes:
- a CDS encoding FUSC family protein codes for MTASVYSLRANVLESLTRTKRPDVPPWVVLRNTLAVVLPLAIGMATGYTAAGLGIAAGALDTMFSDQPGPYRQRVRQLLLASLAAGLAAFAGFLIGGHLPSMLLATALVGFGGGMLVVFGTDLARVGMTSMILLVVTAAYPTSPGHAATGAALIFAGGLLMMLFSIAAWPLQRYRPERQALAVVYRGLAAVARQRAQDDEDEPALSGAMTTLQQTLLGRYHARGRAMEAFGVMLELAERIRLELTALADGSPASAVPLRFRVRVARVLDHIADALEEGVAPAAAERALAALRAIERHAAETSPQRELHVHALAGQLAAAVRNANWAGSRGEQRAEAADLRLPASLRQSSARAMLLANLTPHSVAFRHAVRSAVALSLALALSRGLELPHGYWLPMTVAIVLRPDFAATFNFGLLRVVGTVLGLLLTTALLRVIPDEPWAHLALMGVLCMAFRYLATAHYGIAVAALTGAVVVLLSFEGVDPGVAVTDRVINTALASGMALLAYVLWPTWEHGRARAALADMLDAYAEYLRALGRPQRRGPHRETRTAARTARTNALASLERLRAEPATPAALVDLAQALFANGNRLARTAMTLEALLQHRASLPEQTEVSAFIDHAATALHGIAGALREQRAVVEAPDLRLLQRSLGALLAMSEDQAGADQVARLTDRLVDNVDTLAHVVGRCPLEPAAQSAGRRVHP; via the coding sequence ATGACCGCCAGCGTCTACTCGCTTCGCGCCAACGTGCTGGAAAGCCTGACCCGGACCAAGCGCCCGGATGTTCCGCCTTGGGTGGTGCTGCGCAATACGCTCGCGGTGGTGCTGCCGCTGGCGATCGGGATGGCGACCGGTTACACCGCTGCAGGCCTGGGCATCGCCGCGGGCGCACTGGACACGATGTTTTCCGACCAGCCCGGGCCATACCGCCAGCGCGTGCGGCAGCTCCTGCTGGCCTCGCTTGCCGCCGGCCTGGCCGCCTTCGCCGGCTTCCTGATCGGCGGACACCTGCCCTCGATGCTGCTGGCCACCGCGCTGGTCGGCTTCGGCGGCGGCATGCTGGTGGTCTTCGGCACCGACCTGGCGCGCGTGGGCATGACCAGCATGATCCTGCTGGTGGTCACCGCTGCCTATCCCACGTCGCCGGGACACGCTGCCACCGGCGCCGCGCTGATCTTCGCCGGTGGACTGCTGATGATGCTGTTCTCCATCGCCGCCTGGCCGCTGCAACGCTACCGTCCCGAACGGCAGGCCCTGGCCGTGGTCTACCGGGGCCTGGCGGCGGTCGCCCGGCAGCGCGCGCAGGACGACGAGGACGAACCGGCGCTCAGCGGCGCGATGACCACCCTGCAGCAGACCCTGCTGGGGCGTTACCACGCGCGCGGCCGCGCCATGGAGGCCTTCGGCGTGATGCTGGAGCTGGCCGAACGGATCCGCCTTGAACTCACTGCACTGGCGGACGGTTCACCGGCCAGCGCCGTGCCGCTGCGCTTTCGCGTCCGCGTCGCCCGCGTGCTCGACCACATCGCCGATGCGCTGGAAGAAGGCGTCGCACCGGCCGCAGCCGAACGCGCCCTGGCCGCGCTGCGCGCGATCGAGCGCCACGCCGCCGAAACCAGCCCCCAGCGCGAGCTTCACGTCCACGCGCTGGCAGGGCAGCTCGCCGCCGCCGTGCGCAACGCGAACTGGGCCGGCAGCCGGGGCGAACAGCGCGCCGAAGCCGCGGACCTGCGCTTGCCTGCGTCACTGCGGCAGAGCTCGGCCCGCGCCATGCTGCTGGCCAACCTCACCCCGCATTCGGTGGCGTTCCGCCACGCGGTGCGCTCGGCGGTGGCGCTGAGCCTGGCGCTGGCGCTGTCGCGCGGACTGGAGCTCCCGCACGGCTACTGGCTGCCGATGACGGTCGCCATCGTGCTGCGTCCGGACTTTGCCGCGACGTTCAACTTCGGCCTGCTGCGCGTGGTCGGCACCGTACTCGGCCTGCTGCTGACCACCGCGCTGCTGCGCGTGATCCCCGACGAGCCGTGGGCGCACCTGGCGCTGATGGGAGTGCTGTGCATGGCGTTCCGCTACCTGGCCACCGCGCACTACGGCATCGCGGTAGCCGCGCTGACCGGTGCCGTCGTGGTGCTGCTCTCCTTCGAGGGCGTCGATCCGGGCGTGGCGGTGACCGACCGCGTGATCAATACCGCGCTGGCCAGCGGCATGGCGTTGCTGGCCTACGTGCTGTGGCCGACCTGGGAACACGGCCGCGCCCGGGCCGCGCTGGCCGACATGCTGGACGCCTATGCCGAGTACCTGCGCGCGTTGGGGCGCCCGCAACGGCGCGGACCGCACCGGGAAACCCGCACCGCCGCCCGCACCGCGCGCACCAATGCGCTGGCGTCGCTGGAGCGCCTGCGCGCCGAACCGGCCACCCCCGCCGCGCTGGTAGATCTGGCGCAGGCGCTGTTCGCCAACGGCAACCGCCTGGCACGGACCGCGATGACGCTGGAGGCATTGCTGCAGCACCGCGCGAGCCTGCCCGAGCAGACCGAGGTGAGTGCCTTCATCGACCACGCCGCCACCGCGTTGCACGGCATCGCCGGGGCCTTGCGCGAACAGCGCGCGGTAGTGGAGGCGCCCGACCTTCGCCTGCTTCAGCGCAGCCTCGGCGCGCTGCTGGCCATGTCCGAAGACCAGGCCGGCGCCGACCAGGTCGCCCGCCTCACCGACCGCCTGGTGGACAACGTCGACACGCTGGCCCACGTGGTCGGCCGTTGCCCGCTGGAACCTGCCGCGCAGTCCGCCGGGCGGCGCGTGCATCCCTGA
- the efpL gene encoding elongation factor P-like protein EfpL translates to MKASDVKKGNVVEHDGTVYQVRDIERSAPTARGGNVTFRFTMYSIPGGRKFDLSLRADDDLKEMDLVRRAANFSYMDGEVFVFMDAEDYTQYLLGPELVGDNAGYIVEDTEGYYVQLIDDAPVGLQVPTSVALTVVDTAPELKGASATKRTKPARLNTGVEIQVPEYITNDEKVWVNTLTGEFAGRA, encoded by the coding sequence ATGAAAGCTTCCGACGTCAAGAAAGGCAACGTGGTCGAGCACGACGGCACCGTCTACCAGGTGCGCGACATCGAGCGCAGTGCGCCGACCGCGCGCGGCGGCAACGTTACCTTCCGCTTCACCATGTATTCGATTCCGGGCGGGCGAAAGTTCGACCTGAGCCTGCGCGCCGACGACGACCTGAAGGAAATGGACCTGGTGCGCCGCGCGGCCAACTTCTCCTACATGGACGGCGAGGTGTTCGTCTTCATGGACGCCGAGGACTACACCCAGTACCTGCTCGGCCCCGAACTGGTCGGCGACAACGCCGGCTATATCGTCGAGGACACCGAGGGCTACTACGTGCAGCTGATCGACGACGCGCCGGTCGGCCTGCAGGTGCCCACCAGCGTGGCGCTGACCGTGGTCGATACCGCGCCCGAGCTCAAGGGCGCCAGCGCAACCAAGCGCACCAAGCCGGCCCGGCTCAACACCGGCGTGGAGATCCAGGTGCCCGAATACATCACCAACGACGAGAAAGTGTGGGTCAACACGCTGACCGGCGAGTTCGCCGGCCGCGCCTGA
- a CDS encoding SDR family NAD(P)-dependent oxidoreductase, translating to MQLDQVKAVITGGASGLGHAVAQHLVAHGSKVALFDVNEEKGQQAAQALGEAARFYRTDVTSEEGVTANVAAARETMGGLNVVMNCAGILGAGRVLGKDGPMALSQFQATVMVNLVGSFNVAKAGAALMQSNDPGEDGERGVIVNTASVAAYEGQIGQAAYSASKGGVVGMTLPMARELARFGIRVATIAPGIFWTPMVDGMPEAVQQSLSASIPFPSRLGKPEEFARTVAFILGNRYINGETIRLDGAVRLQPK from the coding sequence ATGCAGCTCGATCAGGTCAAGGCCGTCATCACCGGCGGCGCCTCCGGACTCGGCCACGCCGTGGCGCAGCACCTCGTCGCTCACGGCTCGAAGGTCGCGCTGTTCGACGTCAACGAGGAGAAGGGGCAGCAGGCCGCGCAGGCACTGGGCGAGGCCGCCCGCTTCTACCGCACCGATGTCACCTCCGAGGAGGGCGTGACCGCCAACGTCGCCGCCGCGCGCGAGACGATGGGCGGACTCAACGTGGTGATGAACTGCGCCGGCATCCTCGGCGCCGGCCGCGTGCTGGGCAAGGACGGCCCGATGGCGCTGTCGCAGTTCCAGGCCACGGTGATGGTCAACCTGGTCGGCAGCTTCAACGTGGCCAAGGCCGGCGCGGCACTGATGCAGTCCAACGATCCGGGCGAGGACGGCGAGCGCGGCGTGATCGTCAACACCGCGTCGGTGGCCGCCTACGAAGGCCAGATCGGCCAGGCCGCCTATTCGGCGTCCAAGGGCGGCGTGGTCGGCATGACTCTGCCGATGGCGCGCGAGCTGGCCCGCTTCGGCATCCGCGTGGCGACCATCGCGCCCGGCATCTTCTGGACCCCGATGGTCGACGGCATGCCCGAGGCCGTACAGCAGTCGCTATCGGCCTCGATCCCGTTTCCCTCGCGGCTGGGCAAGCCGGAGGAGTTTGCGCGGACGGTCGCGTTCATCCTCGGCAACCGCTACATCAACGGCGAGACCATCCGCCTGGATGGCGCGGTGCGGTTGCAACCCAAGTAA